Proteins found in one Magnolia sinica isolate HGM2019 chromosome 5, MsV1, whole genome shotgun sequence genomic segment:
- the LOC131245264 gene encoding homeobox-DDT domain protein RLT2-like isoform X2 gives MEIADGEKKRPPDGDNKSTKRKMKTASQLELLEKTYAVETYPSESLRAELSKKLGLTDRQLQMWFCHRRLKDRKVAPVKRPRKEAAATAVGGDEVMAPVAESAVELGPGPASSPFRQVDGRKVVARAATAVARIGNDLPVMKRYYEPPQSISELRAIAFVESQLGEPLREDGPILGVEFDPLPPDAFGAPLAITGQQKQSSRPYDGKVFERQDPTSIKASSLLPAMEHCFVPSSSGGIKKPTTVGSVHAVHSQTGPRALHEYQFLPEQPSIRSDSYERVAPSHFYDSSVDTPSGRPSSFRHGNEQVAKSYGFQGQMSSVNLLPQQGRQGHVFSSAPTEYDSVPHKNSLPSVGTDAHFGGHPVVGLENTFVSSDRRVFHNEDASRMERKRKSEDVRIAKEVDTHENLIRKEPEYDDLPHKNSLMTVEPDAQFGAHPIVGLENTFVSSDRRIFHEEDASRMERKRKLMQNEDARIAKEVEAHEKRIRKELERQDILRRKREEQVRREMEKHDRERRKEEERLMREKQREEERFQREQRREIERRERFLQKESLRIEKLRQKEEMRREKEAARLKAANERATARRIARESMELIEDERLELMELAASSKGLPSIISLDSDTLQHLDLFRDKLVRFPPKSVRLKKPFAFQPWTSSEEDIGNLLMVWRFLVTFADVLNLWPFTLDEFVQAFHDYDPRLLGEIHVALLKSIIKDIEDVARTPSIGLGANQNSAANPGGGHPQIVEGAYAWGFDIRSWQRHLNPLTWPEILRQFALSAGFGPQLKKRSVPRAYFRDDNEGHDGEDIVSTLRNGAAAENAVAVMQEKGFSHRRRSRHRLTPGTVKFAAFHVLSLEGSKGLTILEVADKIQKSGLRDLTTSKTPEASIAAALSRDGLLFERTAPSTYCVRPAFRKDPADADAILSAAREKIQIFESGFSDSEEAEKDTEDAEDIERDEDSECDGADDPEVDDIGTLATPNKVLHASGIKGAQADSSQNEKGETVCDEVGGTPQNGLRNVGKGFSPFPSEGSKDASGSGAINGQSLDVASNRHEASNDDQDDTEIDESNAGEPWVQGLMEGEYSNLSVEERLNSLVALISVAIEGNSIRVVLEERLEAANALKKQMWAEAQLDKRRMKEEYVIKQYSSFMGGKTETNVTGAAAEGNHSPLLGVDSKGNGASLNPAAKQETSLDPHNAQNYFNNMSTDRNLLGQEFSTGQDNLQFQHGYAAEKSRSQLKSYIGHKAEEMYVYRSLPLGQDRRRNRYWQFATSSSRNDPGSGRIFLESQNGCWRLIDSEEAFDALLASLDTRGIRESHLQSMLQKIEASFKDTAKRNLGQSNTVDPTGPPVKAETIEFASSPDCAVGTDNSGSMVCDLSSDTVENSTSFQIELGRNETEKSDALERYQDFEKWLWQECFNPSMLCALKYGKKRCSELLVTCDFCHNSYSSKDKHCPSCHKTFDTFHSFDVTFGEHVAQCEEKRRVDPTWNIHCSDSSLPTRGKMLKAQLAFIEASIPPEALQSFWTEVYRKSWGVKLHSASSVEDLFQLLTLLEGAIKRDYLSSSFETTKELLGSSKPVYAVDDDATLPASVPVLPWIPQTTAAVALRLMEFDASISYMLQQKVESHKDKEAGEFIPSKYAVVKNIQDLEPSATPDQVEYPQEDFWADPGSGRSLTRGRGSRGRGRGRSRGGRWQRGSGSSRAECSKENAGYGDRLAQGQVQRARTRGRGRRRGRRTIRKKQKPENKVVKKDSGFHNISNAKQNTGGESPRSSGGEEWDRDGTGRMYADEAEDNSAGMSESDDNVQASGDEYDDRGAVYVNTYSGKSKELMDDSEEDDDEGADEGDGDRDGDEEGDEDGEGGGNGDGYGGMDDGDGSGDGDGNGDEDEGTASMSSEEYSD, from the exons atggAGATCGCAGATGGAGAGAAGAAGCGTCCACCAGATGGAGATAACAAATCCACGAAGCGGAAGATGAAGACCGCTTCTCAGCTCGAACTCCTCGAGAAGACCTATGCCG TTGAGACGTACCCGTCGGAATCGTTGCGTGCGGAGCTCTCGAAGAAGCTTGGGCTAACGGATCGGCAACTCCAGATGTGGTTCTGCCACAGGCGGTTGAAGGATCGGAAGGTCGCACCGGTGAAGCGGCCGAGGAAGGAGGCGGCTGCGACGGCGGTTGGTGGAGATGAGGTGATGGCGCCGGTGGCGGAGTCGGCTGTTGAGCTTGGGCCGGGGCCGGCATCGAGTCCTTTCAGGCAGGTGGATGGGAGAAAGGTTGTTGCGCGGGCGGCCACGGCCGTGGCGAGGATTGGGAACGATTTGCCAGTGATGAAGAGGTATTATGAGCCACCGCAGTCGATTTCGGAGCTCAGGGCGATTGCTTTCGTGGAGTCGCAGCTTGGGGAGCCGTTGAGGGAAGATGGACCGATTCTCGGTGTGGAGTTTGATCCATTGCCACCTGATGCATTTGGGGCACCACTAG CAATTACAGGGCAGCAAAAGCAATCTTCACGGCCTTACGATGGCAAAGTATTTGAGAGACAAGATCCCACATCAATCAAa GCATCATCACTCCTGCCTGCTATGGAACATTGTTTTGTGCCGAGTTCATCTGGTGGGATAAAGAAGCCTACTACTGTAGGAAGTGTTCATGCGGTTCATTCTCAAACTGGTCCAAGGGCTCTCCATGAATATCAGTTTCTTCCTGAGCAGCCAAGTATCCGTTCTGATTCATATGAAAGAGTTGCTCCATCTCATTTCTATGACTCTTCAGTTGATACTCCAAGTGGCCGGCCTTCGTCATTTCGGCATGGAAATGAACAGGTGGCAAAAAGTTATGGTTTCCAAGGTCAGATGTCAAGTGTTAATCTTTTGCCTCAACAAGGCAGGCAAGGCCACGTATTTTCTTCAGCTCCAACTGAGTATGACAGTGTTCCACACAAGAACTCCCTTCCGAGTGTTGGAACTGATGCTCATTTTGGTGGTCACCCAGTTGTTGGACTAGAAAATACTTTTGTATCATCTGACAGGAGGGTTTTCCATAATGAGGATGCTTCACGAATGGAGAGAAAACGAAAG AGTGAAGATGTAAGAATAGCAAAGGAAGTTGACACCCATGAAAACCTGATCAGGAAAGAGCCTGAGTATGATGATCTTCCACACAAGAACTCCCTTATGACCGTTGAACCTGATGCACAGTTTGGTGCTCACCCAATTGTTGGACTCGAAAATACATTTGTATCATCTGACAGGAGGATTTTCCATGAGGAAGATGCTTCCCGGATGGAGAGAAAACGAAAG CTAATGCAGAATGAAGATGCAAGAATAGCGAAGGAAGTTGAAGCCCATGAAAAACGGATAAGGAAGGAGCTTGAAAGACAAGATATCTTGAGGCGAAAG AGGGAGGAGCAAGTTCGGAGAGAAATGGAGAAACATGATCGTGAAAGACGGAAGGAAGAGGAGAGGCTAATGCGTGAAAAGCAGCGAGAGGAAGAGCGATTCCAGCGGGAGCAAAGGCGTGAAATTGAGCGAAGGGAGAGATTTCTGCAGAAAGAAAGTCTGAGG ATTGAGAAATTGAGGCAGAAAGAAGAAATGCGAAGGGAGAAGGAGGCTGCGAGACTGAAAGCTGCTAATGAGAGGGCCACTGCTCGCAGAATTGCCAGAGAATCGATGGAGCTTATTGAGGATGAGCGCTTAGAGCTTATGGAGTTGGCTGCGTCAAGCAAAGGACTTCCTTCAATAATTTCCCTTGACAGTGACACTCTGCAGCACTTGGACTTGTTCAGAG ATAAATTGGTTAGATTTCCTCCCAAGTCAGTAAGGTTAAAAAAGCCATTTGCATTTCAGCCATGGACGAGTTCTGAGGAAGACATTGGCAACCTTCTTATG GTTTGGAGGTTTCTAGTTACTTTTGCCGACGTTCTCAATCTTTGGCCATTTACTCTTGATGAGTTTGTACAGGCCTTTCATGACTAT GATCCAAGGTTGTTGGGTGAGATACATGTTGCTCTTCTGAAGTCCATAATAAAAGATATTGAAGATGTTGCAAGGACACCCTCTATTGGATTAGGAGCCAACCAAAATAGCGCGGCTAATCCTGGAGGTGGACACCCACAAATTGTTGAAGGG GCATATGCATGGGGTTTTGATATTCGCAGCTGGCAGCGCCACTTGAATCCATTGACATGGCCTGAAATATTGCGACAGTTTGCATTATCTGCAGGATTTGGTCCCCAACTGAAGAAAAGGAGTGTCCCACGGGCTTATTTTCGTGATGACAATGAG GGTCATGACGGTGAAGATATTGTTTCTACTTTACGTAATGGTGCTGCTGCTGAAAATGCTGTTGCTGTGATGCAAGAAAAGGGGTTTTCTCATCGACGTAGATCCAGACATCGCTTGACACCTGGAACAGTAAAATTTGCTGCATTTCATGTTCTTTCTCTCGAGGGAAGCAAAGGATTAACAATATTAGAAGTTGCAGACAAGATTCAG AAATCCGGCCTTCGGGACCTGACAACAAGCAAGACACCAGAGGCATCTATTGCAGCTGCATTGTCAAGGGATGGACTCCTTTTTGAAAGAACAGCTCCTTCAACGTATTGTGTACGTCCTGCTTTCAGAAAGGACCCTGCGGATGCTGATGCAATACTATCAGCAGCCAGGGAGAAAATACAGATATTTGAAAGTGGATTTTCAGATTCAGAGGAAGCTGAAAAGGATACAGAAGATGCTGAGGATATTGAAAGAGATGAAGATTCTGAATGTGATGGCGCTGATGATCCTGAAGTTGATGACATAGGTACCCTAGCAACTCCAAACAAGGTGCTCCATGCAAGTGGAATAAAAGGTGCTCAAGCAGATAGCTCTCAAAATGAAAAGGGGGAAACAGTCTGTGATGAGGTTGGAGGAACTCCTCAAAATGGTCTACGTAATGTGGGAAAAGGTTTCTCTCCATTTCCTTCCGAAGGTTCCAAAGATGCTAGCGGTTCAGGTGCTATCAATGGCCAGTCCCTTGATGTTGCTTCAAACCGCCATGAGGCAAGCAATGATGATCAAGATGACACAGAGATAGATGAAAGCAATGCTGGGGAACCATGGGTTCAGGGACTGATGGAAGGAGAATATTCAAATCTTAGTGTTGAGGAGCGCCTTAATTCCCTTGTTGCCTTAATTAGTGTGGCGATCGAAGGAAATTCAATCCGTGTGGTGCTTGAG GAACGTTTGGAAGCAGCAAATGCTCTTAAAAAGCAGATGTGGGCTGAGGCACAACTGGATAAAAGGCGCATGAAAGAAGAGTATGTAATAAAGCAGTATTCCTCTTTTATGGGAGGCAAGACTGAAACAAACGTGACTGGTGCTGCCGCTGAGGGCAATCACAGCCCATTGCTTGGGGTAGATAGCAAGGGTAATGGGGCATCCCTGAACCCTGCAGCCAAGCAAGAAACCTCTCTTGATCCACACAATGCTCAGAATTATTTTAATAATATGTCCACTGATAGGAACTTGTTAGGGCAAGAGTTCTCTACAGGTCAAGATAATTTGCAATTTCAACACGGGTATGCAGCAGAAAAGTCACGTTCACAGTTAAAATCCTATATTGGTCATAAGGCAGAGGAGATGTACGTATACAGGTCTCTGCCACTAGGTCAAGATCGAAGGCGTAACCGATACTGGCAGTTTGCTACATCCTCTTCCAGGAATGATCCCGGTTCTGGCAGAATCTTTCTTGAGTCTCAAAATGGCTGCTGGAGGCTTATTGATTCAGAGGAG GCATTTGATGCTCTCTTGGCTTCTTTGGATACACGTGGGATCCGGGAATCCCATTTGCAGTCAATGTTGCAAAAAATTGAGGCATCCTTCAAAGACACTGCAAAAAGGAACCTAGGTCAGTCCAACACTGTGGACCCAACTGGACCTCCTGTCAAAGCAGAAACTATCGAATTTGCTTCCAGTCCTGATTGTGCTGTGGGAACTGATAACTCTGGCAGTATGGTGTGTGACCTTAGTTCTGATACAGTGGAGAATTCCACATCTTTCCAAATTGAGCTTGGAAGGAATGAAACTGAGAAAAGTGACGCCTTGGAGAGATATCAAGATTTTGAGAAATGGCTGTGGCAAGAATGCTTTAACCCATCAATGTTATGTGCCTTAAAATATGGTAAAAAACGATGCTCAGAGCTGTTGGTTACTTGCGACTTTTGCCACAATTCATACTCCTCCAAAGACAAGCACTGCCCTTCTTGCCATAAGACCTTTGACACCTTTCACAGTTTTGATGTAACTTTTGGTGAACATGTGGCTCaatgtgaagaaaagagaagGGTTGACCCTACCTGGAATATCCATTGCTCAGATTCTTCCCTTCCCACTAGGGGAAAAATGCTCAAGGCACAGCTGGCTTTTATCGAG GCTTCTATTCCCCCGGAAGCTCTTCAATCTTTTTGGACCGAAGTCTATCGGAAGTCTTGGGGTGTAAAACTGCATTCTGCATCATCAGTGGAGGACCTTTTTCAG CTCCTGACTCTGTTGGAAGGTGCTATAAAACGGGACTACTTGTCTTCAAGTTTTGAGACAACCAAGGAACTTCTGGGTTCCTCTAAACCAGTATATGCTGTTGATGATGATGCTACCCTTCCTGCATCAGTTCCTGTGCTACCATGGATACCTCAGACCACAGCTGCTGTGGCATTAAGGCTTATGGAATTTGATGCATCCATTTCTTACATGCTTCAACAGAAGGTAGAGTCTCATAAAGACAAGGAGGCCGGAGAATTCATT CCATCAAAGTATGCAGTTGTTAAGAATATCCAAGATCTGGAACCATCAGCTACCCCAGACCAAGTTGAGTATCCACAAGAAGACTTCTGGGCTGACCCTGGGAGCGGACGCAGCCTAACCCGTGGACGTGGCAGCCGTGGTAGGGGTCGTGGCCGTAGCCGTGGTGGAAGGTGGCAAAGAGGGAGTGGCAGCTCACGAGCAGAATGCAGCAAGGAAAATGCTGGCTACGGTGACAGGTTGGCACAAGGGCAGGTGCAGAGAGCACGTACACGAGGACGGGGACGTAGACGGGGCCGTCGCACGATCAGGAAGAAACAGAAACCAGAGAATAAAGTGGTAAAAAAGGATAGTGGTTTCCACAACATCAGCAATGCCAAACAGAATACAGGTGGGGAGTCGCCGAGAAGTTCCGGAGGGGAGGAGTGGGACAGAGATGGAACTGGAAGGATGTATGCAGATGAGGCCGAAGATAACAGTGCAGGGATGTCTGAGTCCGATGACAATGTTCAAGCATCTGGGGATGAGTATGATGATCGGGGGGCAGTCTATGTCAATACCTATAGTGGCAAGTCAAAGGAGTTGATGGACGACAGTGAagaggatgatgatgaaggggCCGATGAGGGAGATGGGGATCGGGATGGAGATGAAGAGGGGGATGAGGATGGGGAAGGTGGTGGGAATGGGGATGGTTATGGTGGCATGGATGATGGAGATGGGTCTGGGGATGGTGATGGAAATGGGGATGAAGATGAAGGCACAGCATCCATGTCTTCAGAAGAGTATAGTGATTAA